The following nucleotide sequence is from Pseudomonadota bacterium.
AGCGGTTGTTCTCCAGATTGGTAACCTTGACGTGTGTGGGAAGAGGCAGGTACTTATGGGCCGCTGTCAAACCCTTCGGGTCGAAGACCTCACCGTTGGCGGTCATGCGGCCTCCTTTTTGCCGCACCGTCTCGTACCCGTACCAGGAGGACACACCTGTTTCCTCGTATGACCGCGCTTGCTCAACGGACATGGGATAGTAGGTCTTGCCCTTTACCGTGTAAGGCGCATTTTTTACCCGGCCCTTGCGAATGGCCTCTTTGGG
It contains:
- a CDS encoding septal ring lytic transglycosylase RlpA family protein, translated to MVKAPLDWRLVNEDIEKIDGLPPKEAIRKGRVKNAPYTVKGKTYYPMSVEQARSYEETGVSSWYGYETVRQKGGRMTANGEVFDPKGLTAAHKYLPLPTHVKVTNLENNRSIIVRVNDRGPFPSIHNPLSGERIIDLSVGAAKRLGFYQKGLARVKVETIELREEG